A single genomic interval of Noviherbaspirillum cavernae harbors:
- the ppa gene encoding inorganic diphosphatase has protein sequence MSLNNVPAGRDLPNDFNVIIEIPMNADPIKYEVDKETGAIFVDRFMGTAMHYPCNYGYIPNTLSDDGDPVDVLVVTPFPLFPGVVVRCRPIGVLKMTDEAGEDAKLLAVPVDKILPIYTHWQKPEDLNELRLNQIQHFFEHYKDLEKGKWVKVEGWHGPDEARKEILAGVAAYKKQQGE, from the coding sequence ATGAGTCTGAACAATGTTCCTGCCGGGCGCGATTTGCCGAACGATTTCAACGTCATCATCGAAATCCCGATGAATGCGGATCCGATCAAGTATGAAGTTGACAAGGAAACAGGCGCGATTTTTGTTGACCGCTTCATGGGCACGGCGATGCACTATCCGTGCAACTACGGCTACATTCCGAACACGCTGTCCGATGATGGTGATCCGGTTGATGTGCTGGTTGTGACGCCGTTTCCGTTGTTTCCCGGCGTTGTCGTGCGCTGCCGCCCGATTGGCGTGTTGAAGATGACTGACGAAGCCGGCGAGGATGCGAAACTGCTGGCGGTGCCGGTAGACAAGATTCTGCCGATCTATACGCACTGGCAAAAACCGGAAGACCTGAACGAACTGCGCCTGAACCAGATCCAGCACTTCTTCGAGCATTACAAGGATCTTGAAAAAGGCAAATGGGTCAAGGTGGAAGGCTGGCATGGCCCGGACGAGGCGAGAAAGGAAATCCTCGCCGGTGTTGCGGCATACAAGAAGCAGCAGGGTGAGTGA
- a CDS encoding heme biosynthesis protein HemY — MRIFISLLILLAAAIGVAVGARFNHGNVVLFYAPYRVDLSLNLFLVLLVLLFVLMYVILNTIRDAQRMPQRVAAYRNAKREREGNRAMRDALKALFEGRFGHAEKAATRAADSPDNAGLSALIAARAAHRLGQPDRRDGWLTRVGEESALKTARLMTTIELLTDERQPEAALEAVNELQGSGTRHIHALRLALKANQRAENWPEVLRLVRLLDKRNAIHPALSRKLRELAYRDLLSDRAHDAESIRRVWSTIPAEDRVQPFVAVLAAGAFNSRGLHDEARNVIEKALAIEWDERLVRVYGDSSAPEGSPALLAQIERCEEWLAKRPTDAELELTLGTFCLKQKLWGKAQRHLEQALSDATDAETVRQAHLKLAQLHEALNQPEQAALHYRQCALATML, encoded by the coding sequence ATGCGCATATTCATTTCGCTACTGATCCTGCTCGCCGCCGCAATCGGTGTCGCCGTGGGAGCCCGTTTCAATCACGGCAATGTCGTGCTGTTTTACGCGCCGTATCGGGTTGACCTGTCGCTCAATCTTTTTCTCGTTCTGCTCGTCCTGTTGTTCGTGCTGATGTACGTCATTCTCAACACGATCCGCGATGCGCAACGCATGCCACAGCGGGTCGCGGCATATCGCAACGCAAAACGCGAGCGCGAAGGCAACCGGGCGATGCGCGATGCGCTGAAGGCCTTGTTTGAAGGCCGCTTCGGCCATGCCGAGAAAGCCGCCACCCGTGCTGCGGACAGTCCGGACAACGCCGGATTGTCCGCCTTGATCGCCGCGCGTGCCGCGCACAGACTCGGACAACCGGATCGCCGGGACGGCTGGCTGACCAGGGTTGGCGAGGAAAGCGCATTGAAGACTGCACGCTTGATGACCACCATCGAATTGCTCACCGATGAGCGCCAGCCGGAAGCGGCGCTGGAAGCAGTGAATGAATTGCAGGGCAGCGGCACGCGGCATATCCATGCGCTGCGCCTGGCGCTGAAGGCCAATCAGCGGGCGGAAAACTGGCCGGAGGTATTGCGCCTGGTGCGCCTGCTCGACAAGCGTAATGCGATTCATCCGGCCTTGTCGCGCAAGCTGCGCGAACTGGCATATCGCGACTTGCTGTCCGATCGCGCGCACGATGCCGAGTCGATTCGCCGCGTATGGTCAACGATTCCCGCAGAAGACAGGGTGCAGCCTTTCGTTGCGGTGCTGGCGGCGGGGGCATTCAATTCAAGAGGGTTGCATGACGAAGCCCGCAATGTGATCGAGAAGGCGCTTGCCATCGAATGGGATGAGCGCCTGGTGCGCGTCTACGGCGACTCGTCTGCTCCCGAAGGTTCGCCTGCATTGCTGGCGCAGATCGAGCGCTGCGAGGAATGGTTGGCAAAACGGCCGACCGATGCTGAACTGGAACTGACGCTCGGAACGTTCTGCCTCAAGCAAAAGCTCTGGGGCAAGGCCCAGCGTCATCTGGAGCAGGCGTTGTCCGACGCAACCGATGCCGAGACTGTGCGTCAGGCGCATTTGAAGCTGGCGCAATTGCATGAAGCCTTGAATCAGCCGGAACAGGCCGCATTGCATTATCGCCAGTGCGCGCTGGCGACCATGCTCTGA
- a CDS encoding serine/threonine protein kinase: MTFEASPPLASVTPSVNRIGRFHITRELGRGSAGCVYFAHDPVVGRDIALKTFNPRLTPVEKNKYEQQFINEARAAGRLSHPHIVTIYDASSENGTTYIAMEYLQGRELNKMLDGGHRFTPHEVASIAWKVADALDHAHKNEVIHRDVKPANIFMVNDDHPKLVDFGIARSPNRVAARLVNDDQPYTLFRNNLLGTPNYMSPEQACGKPVDARTDIYSLGAVMYEMLVGRKPFATKDADLLLQQVAHKAPRAPREIDPQIPVILSQIVMKAMSKRPEKRYATAEQMALDIKRYLVRERRARRRMQLPLAGLDKNEEGSHPLERSRLFWLGCTAVALAVAIVAMRLL, encoded by the coding sequence ATGACATTTGAAGCCTCCCCCCCTCTCGCCTCAGTCACTCCATCTGTCAACAGAATCGGACGTTTTCACATCACGCGCGAACTGGGACGCGGATCTGCCGGCTGCGTCTATTTCGCACATGACCCTGTCGTCGGACGCGACATTGCGCTCAAGACTTTCAACCCGCGCCTGACGCCGGTGGAAAAGAACAAATACGAGCAACAATTCATCAACGAGGCCAGAGCAGCCGGTCGCCTGTCGCATCCGCATATCGTCACCATCTACGACGCATCCAGCGAAAACGGGACGACCTATATCGCGATGGAATACCTGCAGGGCCGCGAACTGAACAAGATGCTGGATGGCGGGCACCGCTTCACGCCACACGAGGTCGCATCGATCGCCTGGAAAGTCGCCGATGCCCTGGATCACGCGCACAAGAACGAGGTCATTCATCGCGACGTCAAGCCGGCCAATATCTTCATGGTGAATGATGACCATCCCAAGCTGGTTGATTTCGGCATCGCGCGCTCGCCCAACCGCGTTGCTGCGCGACTCGTCAACGATGATCAGCCCTACACCTTGTTCCGCAACAATCTGCTGGGCACACCGAATTACATGTCTCCCGAGCAAGCCTGCGGCAAGCCGGTCGATGCACGCACCGACATCTATTCGCTCGGTGCCGTGATGTATGAAATGCTGGTCGGCCGCAAACCATTCGCGACAAAGGACGCGGACCTGCTGTTGCAGCAGGTCGCGCACAAGGCGCCTCGCGCGCCCCGCGAGATCGATCCGCAGATTCCCGTGATCCTGTCGCAGATCGTGATGAAGGCGATGAGCAAGCGTCCCGAAAAGCGTTATGCGACTGCGGAACAGATGGCGCTGGATATCAAGCGTTACCTTGTGCGCGAAAGGCGCGCGCGCCGACGCATGCAATTGCCGCTTGCCGGCCTCGACAAAAATGAGGAGGGAAGCCATCCGTTGGAGCGGAGCCGCCTGTTCTGGCTCGGCTGCACGGCGGTAGCGCTTGCCGTTGCCATCGTGGCGATGCGCCTTTTATGA